The following is a genomic window from Patescibacteria group bacterium.
AAAGCGGGAATCCAGGTTTAAACGCTATAAACAAGTTTCTGGATTGCGGGTCAAGCCCGCAATGACGAAGTAAATTTCGCTCGCAATGACAAATAAGAATTTAAAACTTAACTTCAAAGCTTCTATCTATATTTAAGTCCCCTTCCCACTTGATACTGGCCGGGCTTACTTTTCGCATATACAGGCTGGCTGGGCTATATGATTTTATACTATTTTTGAAGTTTAAGTCAACCGTAAGATTATCTAGCTCTTTACCCGGCTGTTTTTGGATATAAAGGCCGTAGTTATTATTTAGCCTAACCGACGGCGGCAGCTTATACTCAACCGTAAGATTTTTAATTTTCCCCGGATCAACGGTTAGATAAAAACCAAACCAAGTTTTCCCCGCTTCATTACCCGTGTCTATCTCCTTGGCGTCGTAACCGCTGATTTTAATTAATTGGCTGCCTAACGGAACGTAGATTCTGGTATAGCTTTTATAAACGCTGGTTCTCCAATCAACCTTGCCGTTATGCGCGTAATTAAGAGTTAATTTAGAAAATAAGCCATTAGCCCCCTCGGTTACTTTATAATTTATGCTCCGGCTCATAACCGCGTCGGTTTTTAAAGCCCCGAAATTAGCATCAACTACCATAAAATAATCGCTATAATAATTCTTTATTTCTCCGGCCCAGCCGTTAGCCGCCGCGATGCTTTCTAATTGGTTGTCAGTTAAATAAAGCAATAAATCCTTCTCGGCTAAATTATTAATCGCGGTATTTATAATTTCCGACCATTGGTTCGGCGGCAAATCAAAAATTTTAATTTTTAATTTTTTAGCTATTTCGCCGATAACTTCTTTCCTCTGCCAATTAGAAACGCCTAAAACCATATAGCCTCTTTCTACCTGATATTGCAATAAATCGTGAAAATTGTTTTGGTCATAAGATTGGCCTTCAACTATTATCGGGCCGGTTATTTTCAAAAAATCAGTGATTAATTTCGGCGTAAAGGCGATAACGCCGTTAAACTTTGGAATTTTCTCCGCCTCCGGGTTTAAACGGCTTTCAATTTGATAAAACTTATCTATGTTTTTCGCGGCGGTCGGCCAATCAGGCGACCAGTTAGCGTCGCGCATATACCATTTATCGTTTAAATACTTTTTAATCGGTTCCGGCGGCTCCATATTCATTTTGCTTTGAGCCGGCATGTCAAGGTGATAAATATCATGCGTGCCAAAATTTATTATATCGCCGTCTTTAATTTTTAATATGGCGTAAGTGCCTAAAAATCCCCCGGTCGGCCTTAATTCGTCATTATTCTGCAGCAAGACTAAATAATTAACTTCGCTGGGGTAGCCGGCCAGAGCCGGAATCATCTGCGACAAAGGAACTGCTTTCTCTAAAATAAGGCTGGCTTGGCTTATTTGTTCTTTAACCTGGCCGATTTTATCTTTTAAGATAAACAAAATGCCCGAGGTGCTTATTTGATCTAAATTAATATAAGCTAAATCCAGATCGGCTTTTATGCCGTTTAATTCCGGCGCCGACTCAAATATTTTTCCAAGAAGATTGCGCTTGACTTCCGGGCTTAATTTAGAAAAATTAAATTTATTATCTCCGGTTAAAAAAGCTTCAAGGCTAAGGCCGAAATTCGCCCCGCCAGCGACCGCTTTGCTTAAAAATTGAACGGAAATTAAAAGGCCTTCGGCGTCGTTTAGCTGGCTTATAGCTAACGGCAGACGGCTTATAAAATTATTGCTTTTTATCTCTTCAAGCTTATTGATTGAAAAATCAAAATTATTTTCCGCTTGTTTGGCTAGCTTAACGGCTTGATTAAAATCTTTCTGTTCGGCGAAGATAACGGCTTGCTCTAAATTAGCTTTGCCGAAATTTGCCTGATCGTAAATTTGCTTTAAATCAATAATTTGTGACGATAAAAAAATCAGCAGCAGTAAAAATAAAAAAACTACTGTCAAGCAAAAATATTTTAAAACTTTATACGCTGAATTTAAGCGCCGGCGCTTTTTAACCGGCGGAAGCCGGCCGATTAAGCCATCGGCCGCTTCGTGCAAGTCTTTAAAATTTATATGTTTTGATTTTGAAAAATGAAACATAGATAATATAAAATTTTTAATTTTTAATTTTATAAATAATTTCTAATATCTTAATTTTTAAACATTAAAAATTTAAGCATTATTTAAAAATTACAAAATTAAAATTATTATTCATTATACCATCTTATTTCCGCTTAACCAAGCATTTACTCCTGCCTTAAGGCTTCTATGGGATCAAGCCTGGCGGCTTTACGCGCCGGATAGATGCCAAAACCCAAGCCAAAAACAACCGCGAAAGCCAAAGAGACATAATAAGCTTTAAGAGGGACTAAAAATCTCCAATCCAAGCCATAATAATTAGCGCCCAGCGAAATTAAATATGACACGCCGATGCCGGCCAAAACACCAACCGCGGCGCCGATTAAAGTTATAATTAAAGACTCAATAAGAAATTGAAACATAATATCGTTATATTTGGCGCCAACGGCTTTGCGCAAACCGATCTCGGCCGTTCTTTCCGTGATAATAACATACATAATATTCATAACGCCGACGCCGCCGACTACTAGCGAGATGGCGACAATGGCTAAAAGCATTAAGGTAATGGCCCCGGTTACGGTATCTAAGACGCCTAATGATTCTTTCATGGTAACGACTCTGAAATCGTCTTTGCCGGTATCGGTCATGCCTTCGCCTATATTTTTAACCACCGGTTCGCCGGGTTTAAACTCTAAAGGAGTTGAAACAATATCATGATTTTCACGAATAATTAATCTAGCCTCTTCGGCCGTTTGATCGGCTAAATCCGGATCTTTAAGCTGATGCATCATAAACATCACATTGTCTATGCCTAAAATTCTTTTTTGCAAAGTCCTGATCGGCACGTAAACGAAATTATCATAATCCAAAGTCATAACCGCGCCCCTCTCTTTAGCCACTCCGATAACGCGAAATTTAACTTTTCTGATTTTAATATATTTTCCTATGGGGTCGCTATCGCCGAATAGCTTATCTTTTATTTTATAGCCGAGGACGGCGACCGGAGATTCCGACTTGTCTTCGGCATCGTTAAAATACCGGCCATAATCAACTTCTGTTTTATCAATCTCCACGATGCTGGCGGTAGTGCCGAAAATCAAAGTTTTTTTTGATTGTTCGGCGTAATTAACCTGCTCTTGCCCCAGTATGGCCGCGTAGGCGTTTTTAATATTCGGCAATTTACTGACATCTGCCATATCTTCTAAAGTCAAAGTGGTAATTTGCGCGCCCTGGGCGATAGCTATGGCGCTTTGCTGTTCGGCCGCTATGCCCTTTTTACCGGTCGGAGCTTTAACTTCGGTTTCTATTAAATCAGTGCCGCCGAAAGATTCAACCTGGGCGTAAACCAAGCCGCTAATTCCCTCTCCGGCCGAATAGACGATGATAACGCTGGCGATGCCGATAACTATGCCTAAAACAGTCAGGCCGGTTCTGACCTTATTGCCCATGATGGAACGCGAAGAAATTTTTAAAATAGACAAAAAATTCATATTGAAAAATTATTCATGCCTTAAAGCTTCGACCGGCTGCAATTTGCTGGCTCTTAGCGCCGGGTATAAGCCGAAAATTAAGCCAACGCTTGCCGAAACCGCTAAAGCCAGCGTAATTGACAATAAAGAAATGGACAAATCCCAGCTATAGCCCAAAAAATTGGCAATAACCGAAATTAAAATTGCTATTAAACTGCCGATTATAACGCCGATGGTTCCGCCGCTTAAAGTAATCGTGGCCGCTTCCATTAAAAACTGAATCATAATGCTTTTATTGTTGGCGCCGACGGCTTTTCTTAAGCCGATTTCCCTGGTTCTCTCGGTAACGCTTACCAGCATAATATTCATGATGCCGATGCCGCCGACCAATAAAGACATGGCGGCGATAGCCACTAGAAAAAATTTCAAGGCGTCGGTAATCGTGGTTATCATTTCCATGGCTTGGGCCGAACTTCGGACCGTAAAATCGTCACTAGCCCCGCTTTGATCGGAAATATC
Proteins encoded in this region:
- a CDS encoding DUF4012 domain-containing protein translates to MFHFSKSKHINFKDLHEAADGLIGRLPPVKKRRRLNSAYKVLKYFCLTVVFLFLLLLIFLSSQIIDLKQIYDQANFGKANLEQAVIFAEQKDFNQAVKLAKQAENNFDFSINKLEEIKSNNFISRLPLAISQLNDAEGLLISVQFLSKAVAGGANFGLSLEAFLTGDNKFNFSKLSPEVKRNLLGKIFESAPELNGIKADLDLAYINLDQISTSGILFILKDKIGQVKEQISQASLILEKAVPLSQMIPALAGYPSEVNYLVLLQNNDELRPTGGFLGTYAILKIKDGDIINFGTHDIYHLDMPAQSKMNMEPPEPIKKYLNDKWYMRDANWSPDWPTAAKNIDKFYQIESRLNPEAEKIPKFNGVIAFTPKLITDFLKITGPIIVEGQSYDQNNFHDLLQYQVERGYMVLGVSNWQRKEVIGEIAKKLKIKIFDLPPNQWSEIINTAINNLAEKDLLLYLTDNQLESIAAANGWAGEIKNYYSDYFMVVDANFGALKTDAVMSRSINYKVTEGANGLFSKLTLNYAHNGKVDWRTSVYKSYTRIYVPLGSQLIKISGYDAKEIDTGNEAGKTWFGFYLTVDPGKIKNLTVEYKLPPSVRLNNNYGLYIQKQPGKELDNLTVDLNFKNSIKSYSPASLYMRKVSPASIKWEGDLNIDRSFEVKF
- a CDS encoding ABC transporter permease — protein: MNFLSILKISSRSIMGNKVRTGLTVLGIVIGIASVIIVYSAGEGISGLVYAQVESFGGTDLIETEVKAPTGKKGIAAEQQSAIAIAQGAQITTLTLEDMADVSKLPNIKNAYAAILGQEQVNYAEQSKKTLIFGTTASIVEIDKTEVDYGRYFNDAEDKSESPVAVLGYKIKDKLFGDSDPIGKYIKIRKVKFRVIGVAKERGAVMTLDYDNFVYVPIRTLQKRILGIDNVMFMMHQLKDPDLADQTAEEARLIIRENHDIVSTPLEFKPGEPVVKNIGEGMTDTGKDDFRVVTMKESLGVLDTVTGAITLMLLAIVAISLVVGGVGVMNIMYVIITERTAEIGLRKAVGAKYNDIMFQFLIESLIITLIGAAVGVLAGIGVSYLISLGANYYGLDWRFLVPLKAYYVSLAFAVVFGLGFGIYPARKAARLDPIEALRQE